From Humisphaera borealis, the proteins below share one genomic window:
- a CDS encoding NfeD family protein, producing MFELAWFKTFATLIIRRSGRTYDMLYQRGVIVQQYRIHILALFALIASAVVLNARGESPSTRPGTAVALPDAPTPAAVIHINGTIDDFTASQLKVRFGRAKADGAKVVILSIETYGGLVTSGLDISRFLKNQQDVKVIAFVNSKAISAGAMIALACNEIVMTPSGTLGDCAPIQVGPNGEAVSMEPTERSKAESPVLSDFRESAQRNGYDPLLAVCMVSLPYSAYWIENTSGQRKFVDANDYKTLTANGDWKPVAGEANPVDGPETLLTLHTEQAVRYGVARGIATSADDLARQANLTIVARYENGFGPQLIAVLSSSITRTLLIVIFFNALLVALKTPGTGGAEAIALISLSVLVGVPLLTGYAEWGEILMIIAGIALIAFEIFVFPGHFVSLIVGGLLVLGGLMLTFVGDVWQIPGGWSMPKNWDALQTSIHVTVLGLVCSVVLASLLRSYLPSLPYFNKLILPLPDGVKSSTEEPAVASDAAETDRWPFVGTVGTAASDLKPGGSARFPYGDDSRVSSVVSIDGYVPAGSKLIVQEVRGNQVVVRAVG from the coding sequence TTGTTTGAACTCGCATGGTTCAAAACGTTTGCCACGCTTATAATCCGCCGCTCCGGGCGGACCTACGATATGCTTTACCAACGAGGCGTCATCGTGCAGCAGTACCGCATTCACATTCTCGCGCTTTTCGCCCTGATCGCTTCGGCGGTGGTTCTGAACGCGCGCGGGGAATCGCCTTCCACCCGGCCCGGTACCGCTGTCGCCTTGCCTGATGCGCCGACGCCGGCCGCCGTCATTCACATTAACGGCACCATCGACGACTTCACCGCCAGCCAACTCAAGGTTCGGTTTGGTCGTGCCAAGGCAGACGGCGCGAAGGTGGTCATCCTGTCGATTGAGACGTACGGCGGCCTGGTCACGTCGGGCCTGGACATCTCGCGGTTTCTTAAAAACCAGCAGGATGTAAAGGTGATCGCGTTCGTGAACTCCAAGGCGATCTCGGCCGGGGCGATGATCGCGCTGGCCTGCAACGAGATCGTCATGACGCCCAGCGGCACGCTCGGCGACTGTGCGCCGATTCAGGTCGGCCCCAACGGCGAAGCGGTTTCGATGGAACCTACCGAACGCAGCAAAGCCGAGAGCCCCGTGCTGTCGGATTTCCGCGAAAGCGCGCAGCGTAACGGCTACGACCCCCTGCTGGCCGTCTGCATGGTGTCGCTGCCCTACTCCGCGTATTGGATCGAAAACACGAGCGGCCAGCGCAAGTTCGTCGATGCGAACGACTACAAAACGCTCACCGCCAATGGCGACTGGAAGCCGGTCGCCGGCGAAGCCAACCCCGTTGACGGCCCGGAGACGTTGCTGACGCTTCACACCGAGCAGGCCGTCCGCTATGGCGTGGCCCGCGGCATCGCCACCAGCGCCGACGACCTGGCCCGCCAGGCGAACCTGACGATCGTCGCCCGTTACGAGAACGGCTTCGGCCCGCAACTGATCGCGGTGCTCAGCTCGTCGATCACGCGGACACTGCTCATCGTCATTTTCTTCAATGCGCTGCTCGTCGCCCTCAAAACACCGGGCACCGGCGGGGCCGAGGCGATCGCGCTCATCAGCCTGTCGGTCCTGGTCGGCGTGCCCCTGCTCACCGGCTACGCCGAGTGGGGCGAGATCCTCATGATCATCGCCGGCATCGCATTGATCGCTTTCGAGATCTTCGTCTTCCCCGGGCACTTCGTGTCGCTCATCGTCGGCGGATTGCTCGTGCTGGGCGGATTGATGCTGACCTTCGTCGGCGACGTCTGGCAGATTCCAGGCGGGTGGAGCATGCCCAAGAACTGGGACGCTTTGCAGACTTCGATCCACGTGACCGTGCTCGGACTGGTCTGCAGCGTGGTCCTTGCCAGCCTGCTACGGTCGTACCTGCCGAGCTTGCCCTACTTCAACAAGCTGATCCTGCCGCTACCCGACGGCGTGAAGAGCTCGACGGAAGAGCCCGCCGTCGCGTCCGACGCGGCGGAGACGGACCGCTGGCCATTCGTCGGCACGGTCGGCACGGCCGCGAGCGACCTGAAGCCCGGCGGTTCGGCACGCTTCCCCTATGGCGACGACAGCCGGGTGTCATCGGTGGTGTCGATCGACGGCTACGTGCCGGCGGGTTCGAAGCTGATCGTGCAGGAAGTCAGAGGCAACCAGGTGGTCGTCCGGGCGGTCGGGTAA
- a CDS encoding sugar phosphate isomerase/epimerase family protein, producing MTLGFSTYGMKTLTAIEAVKAVAKIGFDAVELCCLPDFHGDPASLSPAARKDLASTIGDSGLRLVALMENLPLHVDDKTFAANLERLKRVCELSAQLSPQSPPIVETVMGGAAGKLDDLMDSFARRLSDYASIAKQAGVPMAVKPHRMNAVDSPARMIRLLNHAAQPRYLSMVYDWSHYAQRDDLKDADGKPVTIEGTVKESLPYTSFVAVKDVVFEKGKAVFKLPGETGQTDNATVVKTLHAGGYTGDVNCEVSSQIWKAPGYDAIAAATASYKAMSAAFEKAGVPRNKR from the coding sequence ATGACGCTCGGCTTCAGCACTTACGGCATGAAGACCCTGACCGCGATCGAGGCCGTCAAAGCGGTCGCCAAGATCGGCTTCGACGCGGTCGAACTCTGCTGCCTGCCCGATTTCCACGGCGACCCGGCGTCCCTCTCGCCTGCTGCTCGCAAAGACCTCGCGTCGACGATCGGCGATAGCGGGCTGCGGCTGGTGGCGCTCATGGAGAACCTGCCGCTCCATGTGGACGACAAAACGTTCGCGGCCAACCTCGAACGTCTGAAGCGGGTGTGCGAGCTGTCGGCACAGTTGTCGCCCCAATCGCCACCAATCGTGGAGACCGTGATGGGTGGCGCGGCGGGCAAGCTCGACGACCTCATGGATTCCTTCGCCCGTCGGCTGTCGGACTATGCGTCCATCGCGAAGCAGGCGGGCGTTCCGATGGCGGTTAAGCCGCACCGGATGAACGCCGTCGACAGCCCGGCCAGGATGATTCGCCTGCTGAATCACGCTGCCCAGCCGCGGTACCTGTCGATGGTGTACGACTGGTCGCACTACGCCCAGCGTGACGATCTGAAAGATGCCGACGGCAAGCCGGTTACGATCGAAGGCACGGTGAAAGAGTCGCTTCCGTACACCTCGTTCGTCGCCGTGAAAGACGTCGTCTTCGAGAAGGGCAAGGCGGTCTTTAAGCTGCCCGGCGAAACCGGCCAGACGGATAATGCGACGGTGGTCAAGACGCTCCACGCCGGCGGCTACACCGGCGACGTGAACTGCGAAGTGAGCAGTCAGATCTGGAAAGCGCCCGGCTACGACGCCATCGCCGCCGCGACGGCGTCGTATAAGGCCATGTCGGCGGCGTTCGAGAAAGCAGGCGTGCCGCGGAATAAGAGGTAG
- a CDS encoding NfeD family protein → MESLLIPIILFSIGAVLIALELFLPGGVLGAFGGLAIVAGVVLCFFYSVNAGAVAMVALLILGPLAGWLWVSNAHRLPGARSLFLSGTADNRPATLVEPLRMGQLGIATSELRPGGTCEFDGQRVPAHSEEGIVPAGSTVRVVAFEDGRATVRPA, encoded by the coding sequence ATGGAATCTCTTCTGATCCCCATCATCCTGTTCTCGATCGGAGCGGTCCTGATCGCGCTGGAGCTGTTCCTTCCCGGCGGCGTGCTTGGCGCGTTCGGCGGGCTGGCGATCGTCGCGGGTGTGGTGCTCTGCTTCTTCTACTCCGTCAACGCCGGCGCAGTGGCGATGGTGGCGCTGCTCATCCTCGGTCCGCTGGCCGGCTGGCTCTGGGTGAGCAATGCCCATCGGCTGCCGGGCGCGCGGTCGCTGTTCCTGAGCGGCACCGCCGACAACCGGCCCGCGACCCTGGTCGAGCCCCTTCGCATGGGACAACTGGGCATCGCCACCAGCGAACTGCGCCCCGGCGGGACCTGCGAGTTCGACGGCCAGCGCGTTCCCGCCCACAGCGAAGAAGGCATTGTCCCCGCGGGCTCGACCGTCCGCGTGGTGGCTTTCGAAGACGGACGGGCTACAGTGCGGCCGGCTTAA
- a CDS encoding EF-hand domain-containing protein translates to MPNNSLVHLLSAAVAFVLIAQTHAVSAPTYHRDIAPIILDNCAACHRPGEAAPFPLLQYADVKRRATQVADLTASRAMPPWKASPGEVHFVGERRLTDGQIKLISDWVAAGCVEGDPKDSPPQPVFADGWRNGPPDLVLTMPEPYAVPADGPDIYRSFVIPVEIPKGKFVRAAEFRPGNRTVVHHAVLSTMKREAIAKKLAAEPKGHGPGFKSGLNAPGDRMPGSPGIWVPGKDPLPLPDGYAMAWPQGCDLLVQLHLHPSGKAEVEQSSIGLYLTDEPPKGALIPFVMMNRNVDIAPGQKDFTLRSEKAVTQDVDVIGFFPHMHLIGRTCTATATLPGGKKINLLTIADWDFRWQGYYQCKTPVRLPAGTMVECVWTFDNSAENPSQPSNPPKRVRFGEGTTDEMGAIVMDFVPAPVQPAEAGVSLARDLMARHDTNKDQKLSRAELMKADPSKEKDIEHALAHFDADKDGLLNEAELKAACTALVASRER, encoded by the coding sequence ATGCCGAACAACTCACTCGTACATCTGCTGTCTGCCGCGGTCGCGTTCGTTCTGATCGCTCAGACGCACGCAGTGTCCGCGCCCACCTACCACCGCGACATTGCGCCAATCATCCTCGACAATTGTGCCGCGTGTCATCGGCCCGGCGAAGCGGCGCCGTTTCCGCTTCTTCAGTACGCCGACGTCAAACGCCGGGCGACGCAGGTGGCGGACCTGACGGCTTCGCGGGCAATGCCGCCCTGGAAGGCGTCGCCGGGCGAGGTGCATTTTGTCGGCGAGCGACGGCTGACCGACGGCCAGATCAAGCTTATCAGCGATTGGGTCGCCGCCGGGTGTGTGGAAGGCGATCCGAAGGACAGCCCGCCGCAACCGGTCTTTGCCGATGGCTGGCGCAACGGTCCGCCCGACCTCGTATTGACCATGCCCGAGCCCTACGCCGTGCCGGCCGACGGGCCCGACATCTACCGCTCGTTTGTGATCCCCGTCGAGATTCCGAAGGGCAAGTTCGTCCGCGCCGCCGAGTTTCGGCCGGGTAATCGCACGGTGGTTCATCACGCGGTCCTGAGCACGATGAAGCGGGAAGCGATCGCCAAGAAGCTCGCCGCCGAGCCCAAGGGCCACGGGCCCGGCTTCAAGAGTGGCCTGAATGCCCCCGGCGACCGCATGCCAGGCTCGCCGGGTATCTGGGTGCCGGGAAAAGACCCGCTTCCCCTGCCCGATGGCTACGCGATGGCTTGGCCTCAGGGGTGCGATCTGCTGGTGCAACTTCACCTGCACCCCAGCGGCAAGGCGGAGGTCGAGCAGTCGTCGATAGGCCTGTATCTGACCGACGAACCGCCGAAGGGCGCGCTGATTCCGTTCGTCATGATGAACCGCAACGTCGATATCGCCCCCGGACAGAAGGACTTCACGCTTCGGTCCGAGAAGGCGGTCACGCAGGATGTCGATGTCATCGGCTTCTTCCCCCACATGCACCTGATCGGCCGAACCTGCACCGCGACGGCGACCCTGCCCGGCGGAAAAAAGATCAACCTGCTGACGATCGCCGACTGGGACTTCCGCTGGCAGGGCTACTACCAATGCAAAACGCCGGTCCGCCTGCCGGCGGGGACGATGGTCGAATGTGTCTGGACGTTCGACAACTCGGCCGAGAACCCATCGCAACCGTCGAATCCGCCCAAACGCGTTCGCTTTGGCGAAGGGACGACCGACGAGATGGGGGCAATCGTGATGGATTTCGTGCCGGCACCGGTTCAGCCTGCCGAAGCCGGTGTGAGCCTCGCCCGCGACCTGATGGCCCGCCACGATACGAACAAGGATCAGAAGCTGTCCCGCGCCGAGTTGATGAAAGCCGACCCGTCGAAGGAAAAGGACATCGAACACGCGTTGGCTCACTTTGACGCCGACAAGGACGGATTGCTCAACGAAGCCGAGTTGAAGGCGGCTTGCACCGCGCTGGTCGCGTCGCGCGAGCGGTGA
- a CDS encoding arylsulfatase, whose amino-acid sequence MPPESGCNNPINEARNMLKLLSALIVTLIAAGPAFADIAGKKPNIIFIITDDQGYADLSATGNPILKTPNIDKLYAEAVRFSDFHVSPTCAPTRSALLTGRHEFRNGITHTINERERLNPESVTLAETLKAAGYTTGIFGKWHLGDEPDRWPTKRGFDEMFIHGAGGIGQSYPGSCGDAPGNKYFNPAILHNSKFEKTTGYCTDVFFGQATKWVESVNGKQPFLAWIATNAPHAPLDARPEDEAKYTGKVPPNVAKYFGMISNIDDNVGRLMARLAEMKIDRETLVIMINDNGGTAGTKVFNAGMRGQKGTPYLGGTRAFSIWHWPAQLKPADVPALAAHIDFFPTIAEIAGAPLSDKARSQINGRSLVPLLENPSADWSDRMLVTHVGRWQKGKAADSKYAGMSIRNTRFQLVSVGKGGQKNWELFDVKADPGQEKNVIADHPEVVKEMEAFYDKWWAETLPLMVNEEHEGKGPAVNTFKELYWKQFGK is encoded by the coding sequence ATGCCACCAGAATCAGGCTGCAACAATCCAATCAACGAGGCGAGGAATATGCTGAAGCTGCTGTCCGCACTGATCGTGACCTTGATCGCCGCCGGTCCGGCATTTGCCGATATCGCCGGCAAGAAGCCCAACATCATCTTCATCATTACGGATGACCAGGGGTACGCGGATCTGTCCGCGACGGGCAACCCGATCCTCAAGACGCCGAACATCGACAAGCTTTATGCCGAAGCCGTCCGTTTCAGCGACTTTCACGTCAGCCCGACGTGCGCGCCGACGCGGTCGGCACTGCTCACCGGTCGGCATGAGTTCCGCAACGGCATCACCCACACCATCAACGAGCGCGAACGGCTGAATCCCGAGTCGGTCACGCTCGCCGAAACACTGAAGGCGGCCGGCTACACCACCGGCATCTTCGGCAAGTGGCATCTCGGCGACGAGCCCGACCGCTGGCCGACGAAACGCGGCTTCGACGAAATGTTCATCCACGGGGCCGGCGGCATCGGCCAGAGCTACCCCGGCTCGTGCGGCGATGCGCCAGGCAACAAGTACTTCAACCCCGCGATCCTTCACAACAGCAAGTTCGAAAAAACCACCGGCTACTGCACCGACGTGTTCTTCGGGCAGGCGACGAAATGGGTGGAAAGCGTCAACGGGAAGCAGCCCTTCCTCGCGTGGATCGCGACCAACGCGCCGCACGCCCCGCTCGATGCCCGGCCGGAAGACGAAGCGAAGTACACCGGCAAGGTGCCGCCGAATGTCGCCAAGTACTTCGGCATGATCTCGAACATCGACGACAACGTCGGCCGGTTGATGGCTCGGCTCGCCGAGATGAAGATCGACCGCGAGACGCTTGTCATCATGATCAACGACAACGGCGGGACGGCCGGCACGAAGGTGTTCAACGCCGGCATGCGCGGCCAGAAGGGAACGCCTTACCTTGGCGGGACGCGGGCGTTCAGCATCTGGCACTGGCCGGCGCAGCTTAAGCCGGCCGACGTTCCGGCGCTGGCGGCGCACATCGATTTTTTCCCCACGATCGCTGAGATCGCCGGTGCACCGCTGTCGGACAAGGCCAGGTCGCAAATCAATGGACGGAGCCTGGTGCCGCTGCTTGAGAACCCGTCGGCCGACTGGTCCGACCGCATGCTGGTGACGCACGTCGGCCGCTGGCAGAAGGGCAAAGCCGCCGATAGCAAGTACGCCGGCATGAGTATCCGCAACACGCGGTTTCAACTCGTCAGCGTCGGCAAAGGCGGACAGAAGAACTGGGAGCTATTCGACGTCAAAGCCGACCCCGGCCAGGAAAAGAACGTGATCGCCGATCACCCCGAGGTCGTGAAAGAGATGGAGGCGTTTTACGACAAGTGGTGGGCGGAAACGCTGCCGCTGATGGTGAACGAAGAGCACGAAGGCAAGGGGCCGGCGGTGAATACGTTCAAGGAACTCTACTGGAAACAGTTCGGAAAGTAG
- the floA gene encoding flotillin-like protein FloA (flotillin-like protein involved in membrane lipid rafts) produces MHILAEEGFQFGTVVAVFVGIVILILLAVLGQFMGIYIRAMVSGARVSLLDLLGMRLRKVNANAIVNARIQALRAGLNVTTPEMESHVLAGGDVQRVILAMIAANKANIELPWRVATGIDLAGRDILDAVQTSVNPKVIDVPNPAMGRSTIDAVAKNGIQLKVKARVTVRTNINQLVGGATEETIIARVGEGIVTSIGSAIDHSDVLENPDHISKAVLAKGLDANTAFTILSIDIADIDVGENIGAKLQADKAEADKKTAQAEAEKRRAMAIAQEQENIAEQAKNRALVVLAEAEVPRAMAEAFRSGNLGIMDYYKMKNMQADTGMREAIANPGDGVKG; encoded by the coding sequence ATGCACATTCTCGCTGAAGAAGGGTTCCAGTTCGGAACCGTCGTTGCCGTCTTTGTCGGCATTGTCATCCTCATTTTGCTGGCCGTTCTCGGCCAGTTCATGGGCATTTACATCCGAGCGATGGTCAGCGGAGCGCGAGTCAGCCTGCTCGATCTGCTGGGCATGCGGCTGCGAAAGGTGAACGCCAACGCGATCGTTAACGCCCGCATCCAGGCTCTGCGCGCTGGGCTGAATGTGACCACGCCGGAAATGGAATCGCACGTGCTCGCCGGCGGCGACGTTCAGCGCGTTATCCTGGCGATGATCGCCGCGAACAAGGCCAACATCGAACTGCCCTGGCGTGTGGCGACGGGCATCGACCTGGCCGGGCGTGATATCCTCGACGCCGTCCAGACGAGCGTGAACCCCAAGGTGATCGACGTGCCCAACCCCGCGATGGGCCGCAGCACGATCGACGCCGTGGCCAAGAACGGCATTCAGCTCAAGGTCAAAGCCCGCGTGACGGTGCGGACGAACATCAATCAGCTCGTCGGTGGCGCCACCGAAGAGACGATCATCGCTCGCGTCGGTGAAGGCATCGTGACGAGCATCGGCTCGGCGATCGACCACAGCGACGTGCTGGAAAACCCCGACCACATCTCCAAGGCCGTGCTCGCCAAGGGCCTGGACGCGAACACCGCGTTCACGATCCTGTCGATCGATATCGCCGATATCGATGTCGGTGAGAACATCGGTGCCAAGCTGCAGGCCGACAAGGCCGAGGCCGATAAGAAAACCGCGCAGGCCGAAGCCGAAAAGCGTCGCGCCATGGCCATCGCACAGGAGCAGGAAAACATCGCCGAGCAGGCGAAGAACCGCGCGCTGGTGGTGCTCGCCGAAGCCGAAGTGCCGCGGGCAATGGCCGAGGCCTTCCGCAGCGGCAACCTGGGCATCATGGACTACTACAAGATGAAGAACATGCAGGCCGATACCGGCATGCGCGAGGCAATCGCCAATCCCGGCGACGGCGTAAAGGGTTGA
- a CDS encoding SET domain-containing protein-lysine N-methyltransferase, producing the protein MHLCRQTDLIEVRRADNRGKGGRGVFALKPIAEGTLIERVPVLLIPKQQVFGDNEISRRATFISWYVFEWEGMTKRDYVALALGYASIYNHAHDPNARVERHSPDILEIYARRDIAEGDEIFISYLGESKEGKSVGFDVH; encoded by the coding sequence ATGCACCTTTGCCGCCAAACCGACCTGATCGAAGTCCGCCGTGCCGACAACCGAGGCAAGGGCGGGCGAGGTGTTTTTGCCTTAAAGCCAATCGCCGAAGGAACGCTGATCGAGCGCGTGCCGGTGTTGCTCATCCCCAAACAGCAAGTGTTCGGCGACAACGAGATCAGCCGCCGGGCGACATTCATCTCATGGTACGTCTTCGAGTGGGAAGGGATGACCAAGCGCGATTATGTGGCGCTGGCGCTGGGGTATGCCTCGATCTACAACCACGCGCACGACCCCAATGCGCGCGTCGAGCGCCACTCCCCCGACATCCTGGAAATCTACGCCCGCCGGGACATTGCCGAGGGGGATGAGATCTTCATCAGCTATCTGGGAGAGAGCAAAGAGGGCAAGTCGGTCGGGTTTGACGTGCACTGA